From Syntrophorhabdales bacterium, a single genomic window includes:
- a CDS encoding FAD-dependent oxidoreductase, with protein MEVTVVGAGLAGTEAAYQLVTRGIDVVLYEMRPRRSTPAHKTGDFAELVCSNSLKSKELT; from the coding sequence TTGGAAGTCACGGTCGTAGGCGCCGGCCTTGCAGGCACGGAGGCTGCGTACCAGCTGGTAACCCGAGGCATCGATGTAGTGCTCTACGAAATGCGGCCGCGGCGCAGTACACCGGCCCACAAGACAGGCGACTTTGCCGAGCTCGTCTGCAGTAATTCCCTCAAATCCAAAGAACTGACCA